Below is a window of Garra rufa chromosome 24, GarRuf1.0, whole genome shotgun sequence DNA.
GAGTTGTGttactaaatgcatgtttttatgtTTGGATTAGATGTGATTTCTTTATGATAGCTGTCACTTTGCACGGTTTTGTAAGTTATTTTTGTGTTAAAGACGTGATGATGAATTGTTTCTAATTTTGGTAAGAGTTAAACCAGTACAGTAGTCAGTGATTTTTGGAAAATATAAAATGAGATCTCTTTTGGATTTAATTAATAGCTATGCAAATAACAAGAGTTAAAATTGTTATATTTATACAGTATAAGCAGATTGCTAttgtcaaaaaacatacacatttattttgtttcactTTTGTATTCCTAATGCTAAAGTCACTTTGTGTTTGAAGatgcaaattaaaataaacagaTGTATCATTTGTTTCTTGTTTGTTATCTATTTAACCACATTTTAATGCCAAGGGACCTTATGAAGGACTGCGTTTCTAAAATTCAACCAacaatttccaacaatgactgtatgattttgagatccatcttttaacactgggaacaactgagggactcatatgcaactattacagagggttcaaatgctcactgatgctccagacgaaatagccatgcattaagagcctttcgaatgtgaaaatcagggtaaatttaactcattttctcttgtgggaacatgtaactatcttctgtagcttctgaagggcagtagtaaatgggaaaatatgatatttaggcaaaatgagaaaaatttacaaatttccattctgttcaaaagttttcacccccagctcttaatgtttttttttttcccttctggagcatcagtgagcatttgaaccttctgtaatagttggatatgaATATCTCAgtggtcctcagtgtgaaaagacggatctctaaatcatacagccatttttggaaagggttcaaatacacaaaaatgctggaaaaccaaaaaaattgtgggacatgaaggatttttctgaagaacagcaggcagactgaacaactatctctaagcaaaaaacatatgtaaacattttttatgtcaaatattttattcaggtcagtactattaTGCTACTATGCAATATcaagcattttttatgatccctcttattttggtaaaataacattttgcagattctgagaggggggtgtaaacttttaccTCAACTGAAAATACTTGCTGTATTTGTAAAAATGCCGTACAAAACAACAGTAAATCAGTTAACAGTTAATAAGAAACAACACTCATGGAGTGTGAAGCATGATTTCTTTTATTAACACATTAGTGGTTAAGACGTGTGACATTACAAGAGAGTATTCATATGCATCATCAGCTACACaagcaaaaataaacaaaaaactaagATGATTAAAGCAGAGTAAAAGGTTTGCAAGATACACAATTGCTGAAATGATACTATCTGAGCATTGAAGAGAATTAAGTTAAATCTGAGAAATGATTGTGCTCTAAGTAATAGCAGTGATTCATTATCATATATGTTTAATTTAAGATCAGAGCTGTTGATGGCATTAAGCTGTAGCTTTTGCAGCTCATACCAATTTGGCTTATTATAACTTTTGTGCTCTTAGATCAATAAATGAGGCTAAGAGTTCATCACTCATTGGCCTATTACAACATTACCACACATGTCCACCAGGGGACGTGCAAATGTTACACAAACAGTAGTTTTAGTTGGGTAAAGAGCACTGGTGTCTGTTGAGCAAGCCTGCAGTGCTATTCTGAAACCAAATTGTCAATATGTTCCAGTAAACTTACATACAaaaacatatattcacataatcATTTTTGATGTTTAAGTGTGGTTTCATATTCTTCTTTTATACTATTTACTATTTGTGTAATTTGTCACAttgaaaccaaaaaaaaaatcagtgtgcAACAGTTTTGACTATGACAGCATGTTGTAAGgaaatgtaacattatttattAAACTCTAAGATAtataaaagatatatatatataatatataaaaatgagcACTTAGAAGCAATACTTCAGGTTTTCTTGTCTTGGTTTGTTCCTCCACCTTCTATGAAAGGTGAAGAACTGTCTGTAGCTTTACATATGAAACTAGAACATGAAGGAAACTAATTGGTCTCACTTTACATTAAATGGCCTTAATCTCTATGAAacatatttatcatatttatttattttgtagttacACTGTTAACAGTAACCCAGCCATTACTCCTCAACCTAATTACACCTCAAACTCTTGAACAGTAAATGTGGGAATGTGGTTAAACAGTAAATTCATAGTCTTAATGttagtacataatagttaaggccattAAATTACAAAGTGTGACCAAATAATCTTCTAGAACAAAAGAACTACCTCTCCAACAAGTCTGTTACTCATTTGATCAAACCATCTGTCTGTTATCTGTTTCATATAGTTGCAATTTTCTGATCATCCTGTCCATCTAGCACAAAAATGTTCCCAGATACCATGTTGCATCTTATTGGTTGGCACGCCTAGTCCCCACCCTAACTCAAGGAACTAATTTACTTGGACAAGTACAGTAAATCTCTCACTCGCATATATGTTAGTTGAATGGAGTCACCTTATATTTGAAACATTCTGCTGCTAGAAAAGATGCTAatacacacatgcaaacagacaCATTCACATTCTCCTGCAGAATCCAATATCTGGACTAGCAGTACAGCACACATGCTCAGGGCGCTTAAACACTAGAAGTTATGCTATATCAGAGAACACTGCAAATATTTTAATGAGGATGGTGGAAGAAAACAATCAGGGTTTGGTAAAACTGACGCTCTGTTAAGCGACCAAAACCTCTTTAGGTATCAGTTCATTGATCAGAATCTCAGAGAGATACGTTTTCAGAAATCAAATTTGATATCAAACTGAGCCGTCTATACCGTCCTACCAAACAAAAGTTCTGTTAAAGCTCCTCTAATGTGTAAGCGCCCAAACACACATACAAATTCTAATCACTATCTCTTTCATGGTCTTCGACCAACACCAGCTCTTCTCCTCTCTCGAGTAGCACTCTCATCTCAGGACTATCTTCTGTCTCGTCGTCTTCATCCACCATCTCGCCACCTTCCATCTCCATCTCCTCATCTTCTCCTCCCTCCATCACTGCATTCTCAACCTCGTCTGCGTCCCCGCTGACCTCCACCATCTCGGTTCCCTGGATCTCCATTTCTCCTTCACGGATCTTCTTCACATGGAAGGTGAACGGTGGAACCTTGTAGACAGCCGTTTTGGAGCGAGCGTAGATGGTGTGGTCAGGAGTGAAAGACTTCACCACCTTCTTCTGCGAGGACTTGATCTTCTCTTTGCGCTCGGGATTCACAGACATCCGATTGCCGAGCTTGCCCATCTTTTTCTCTATGTTGTGACGTGTTTTCTCCAGGTTCTCTCTGGTCTTCTGTTTGGTCTTCTCAAGATTCTCCTTGGTCTTCTGCCTGGTTTTTTCCAAGTTCTCTTTGGTCTTCATGCGAGTTTTCTCCAGGTTCTCTTTGGTCTTCTGTTTGGTCTTCTCCAAATTATCCTTGGTCTTTTGCTTGGTTTTCTCCATTTTTTCCTTGGAGAAAGCGGTTTTGATGTTCTGGACGCGTTGCAGGCTGCTTCGTTTGATGCGCTCTGCTCGAGACTCCTCAATGGTCTCCTCAAACTCAACCTCCTCTTCATCAGAGGACAGGTCCAGATGGACTTTCTCTTTGTCCTCTCCTCCTTCCTCTGCAGCCACTTTGGGTTCACCTTCAGCGTCTCCTTCCACAGGCTCTGGAAACTTCATAGACTTGGCCACACTGACTTTCGAAGGTATTTTCACTTCATCCTGCAGAGAGACAccaaaataataatgtaattcaCAGCGATTAAGCTAAGCAGATACACATTGCTCAAAACATTTGTAAATTGACTTTCTATCTTGATCTAGAtacaaaaatgaagaaaaaagtgGTGGGTCATTTGCTTATTGTATCATGCTGCTACCATTATGCAAGAACCACTAATACTTTCTGCTGAAAATGTCATCTATTTTGTCCACGGTTGTATCTCTCTCCTCAAGGAAATGAGAAATTAATAAGCCTTCTTTTGCCAAAAGCATGTAACAGATCTCCAAAACCAAGCACTGCCAAAACAATCAATGTCCTGTCTTTATTTATCCCATTTAATGGCCCTATTGTTCAGTTTCCGTGCTAACATTAATGGTGACCTTACACACATTCACAAAAGCACTCCCACGCACATGCTGAATTCACAACACAACCATTATTAGACACAGTATTTGATTTCGCTGGGGTCACTAATATGATTTTATGATGTTTGTAGGCTGACTACAAACATTTCAAACATTTTATTATGCACTTGTACGGTTTGTATTAATTAAAAGGTCTAAACCTTTTGTAACCATTACTATTTGTAATGTCAAACAAGCATGTGCATATGCCTTAAATGAATTTTAACAGAGGTTGACACATGGAGAACATGCACGACTCACAGCTAGAGCTGTTCCTCTTATGTTCCTCAGCAgagattttgttttctttcttttgttgttctTCCATTCTTTCATCGCCCTTCCCTTCCCTTCCGACCTGTCTCCAACCCACCCTCCTGCCCGACCCTAATTCCCAGCATTCCACCCTGCGAAGCCCCTCGTTCCCAAGCACACTCTTTTTCTTACAGCACAATGCTCTGACTTGTTTGTAAAGGAGACATATTTTCCGTCAATGTGATACATTGAGTCATCCCATTTTCTAAATGTCTCTGCCAACATTCCCTGGCCAAACTAACAAATATAAGGATGTCTTTTCATGTTGTTTGATTTATTCTTTCCTCTGCATCGAGCTGGAACAAATGATCAACACAGGGAAGccaacaaacaagcaaacaaagtGTCGGTAAGCTTTTTGTGCTGTAAGGGTCTTTGCTGCTGCTGGAGGTGTTTGTATTTGAATAAATTATATACCTCCAAACGCACATAAAACAGACATATACTGAGACACAGTGTCTTCATTCATGTAACTTGTTTGTACTACATGGGCACAGAtgtattttgtaaaattatgccATAATATTTGGGTTGCTTCATAAGATGATGTATGTGTCAAACAGAGAGGGAAGTATAAGCCAATTAATAAGACCAACAAGAGCTTTGTCAATGTCAAAGTTAGAATATTTGCACCCAAATGGACTTGTGACTGCTCCCTCTACATGTGCGGTCACATTAGCGGAAAAAAAAAGCCAACTGTCCGTTGCCAAAAGTGTGGCGATGTGTGGCGGTCGGAGAAGTCACGTCAAACCAAGCATCTTGGTTTTTAGCTTTTATGAATCTTTCATGACCAACTTGAACATGAGCAATCTGCCTGCAACTCTTTTGCCTTTTCACAAACTTATGATTGCTCAGATTTCACCCACAAAATTTTGCCAGGGACAATAACCCCttatagcacacgtacatctcggagacgtctatttgacgcaTGCATTTACATCtacaagacatctgcaagacatagtttgctcatctgcaatatttctattggacgtttcatatcagatgtcaaatagacgtctattagatgtctttaagatgtcttTAAAACattgatttagaatgtatgtaaaactgacatcttacagacgctttccagatcaagagatttttaacggacatcttgcagacgtacatgtgctggttaggtatgttttgaagcatggtagctggtttaagctggtccttagttggtccaGAGCTGTTTATAAGCTGGTAAtgagctggtcatgtgctggacCAACtcataaccagctaaggaccagcttaaaccagctgccatgcttcaaaacatctaaccagcatacactcttaaaaataaaggtgtttcacaatgccatagaagaacattccCTGATAAAACACATACATcacagagacgtctatttgacgtctgcatttacatctggaagacgttttttttagagtgtttgctcatctgcaatagtCTATAGGACATTTCTTTTTAGATGTCAATTAGATGTTGATTatatgtctttaagatgtttatgatttagaatatatgtaaaactgacatcttccAGACGTCtgtcagacgtttgtacacagcagatgctttccagatcaagagatctttaacagacatcttgcagatgtacatgtGTTATCTGGGACTGTGTCAAACTATTTATCTAGTCTAAGTAAACCCTGTTGAAAggaccagcatatgctggttaggtatgtttttaagcatggcagctggtttaagctggtcctagtTGGTCCAGGGCTATTTATAAGCTGGTAAtgagctggtcatgtgctggaccagctcataaccagcttataACTATCTCAGGACCAACtaagctgccatgcttcaaaacatacctaaccagcatacacTATAGcacaataaaggtgcttcacaatgtcatagaagaaccttcCCTGATAGAACACGTACATcacagagatgtctatttgacatctgtaTTTACATTTGGAAGATATATttgtgtttgctcatctgcaatacgtctattggacgtttcttTTTAGATGTCAGTTAGATGTtgattagatgtctttaagattatttagaatgtatgtaaatcTACACCTTACAGgcatctgtcagatgtttgtataTAGCAGATGCTTTTCAGATCAagcgatctttaacagacatcttttTAACATCTATGTGTGCTatctagttttttgtttttttttgcctgAAAAATGTCCATAAagtacctttaacatctgaagaacctaaAGAAGGTAAGAAAGtgatgattctttaaagaacctttgactgaatggttctttgtgaaaccaaaaattgttctcctatggcatcactgtgaagaaccttttaaagcaaccTGTGTGTAGCTGGTCTTTTCAACAGGGaagacttttttgtttatttgtcagCTTTTCACATGTAAATAAAACATTGGAGATCTGACAGTAGAGAGGTCATGTTGCAGGCTTTTTTCAAATCCATGTTCCTACAAGCACAATAGCTTCTTATGTTATGACAAACAATGTACTCCCCTTATACATTTTAAGGTAATGAACTAAGGGAATGGTATttagatacattcatttacacaaGTATGAACTTGTGTAATAGTATGCAATAAAAGTGTTATTTCAAAGTCAGACTATGATGAAGTTCAAAATATTAGAAGGGCATCTAATCTGAGGCACTAAAGACCCAAAGGTCAGAAGGTCACTGATTTTAAGTAAACAACATTCTCTCAAAGCAGTTGTAATGGAGGAACAGTAAGATGGAAAACATGTTAGAGGAAGTCAGGCAGTCACCTTGGTGAGCCCACATCCCAAAGTGCCTCTCTCAAGTTAATGTTGCATTGTTCTATCGAGCAGAGAGGAAGGGAAACACGCACTCCACCGTTAGAAACTGTTGGAAAATGTGAGTAAATGTGTGTATGAGGGGAACGATAAGAGCGAGGGAGTTACATTTCACATtcccatgaaaaaaaaatctctttgaacttgttcccttttgaaaggtTAGATCCTCTCAAACCATGAGACAGAAATccctttatatttttattattatgcacTGAACAGTCCATATTTAGTCTATCCGTGTAAAATGCATGACGCATTTGCTGTTTGCACTATGGATCAGAGGAAGGCTGGTTTCTTCTTCTATTATATAGGAGAGAAATGAAAATAAACGTCATGTCAAAGTTAGTTTATTGACATGGTCTGTAAAAAGAGCTGCAAATCTGACCACAACGTTTGAAGGACACTCATTTCACATTCAAGGGTACTCCCTTGTGAAATATACTGTTTATAAAAGAGCACTTATTATGGAAAAATATACTCTAAGTATATACTTTAAGTGCATACTAAAGTTTAAACTAAacgtaatattattacaatgtattatagtttaaatttatatagtaacattttacagtgtttttggcaaaacttaaaggaacactccactttttttggaaataggctcattctccaactccccccgagttaataagttgagttttaccgttttgaaatccattcagccgttctcctgttctgccgatatcacttttagcatatcttagcatagattattgaatcctattagaccaatatcatcgccttcaaaaatgaccaacgagtttcgatatttgtcctatttaaaacttgactcttctgtagttatatcatgtactaataccggcggaaaatgtaaagctgcgattttctaggccggtaagattaggaactacacttccattccagcgtaatagtaaaggaagtttgctgccgtaatatggccgaagcaggtgcagtaatatcacgcagctcATGTGcaaaatgctaacctagctgtgaactaatttcaggcactgtGATATTACTACTTAATTTAATGATATTAGTCAATTTcattaaattcaaatttaaataaatgaataaataaggtttccagtgatgtatggtttgttagcatataccatatttggctgagatacaaatctgaaatctgagggtgcaaaaaactcaaaatattgagaaaatcacctttaaagttgtccaaatgaagttcttagcaatgcatattactaattaaaaattaagtcctaatgatttttggcatgaaagaaaaatcgataattttgacacataccatgtattgttggctatggttttgtggtccaaggtcacattatCTGCAAgtaaagttttgtttttaaatatatacttcgAAGATTTGAAGTGCACATTCCACACAATTAAgtacacttctttttcacaagggctGTTGTGTGCCTAGCAATGTGAaacaataaaaaagcacaacGATGCACAATATAATTAAATCTAAAACAAAGCTGTCCTTTCATAATCCAGAAATAGATCAGTGATTACTACCAGATACAATTATGTCATTGTTGAAAGCACATGTCCTGTATCATTTAAGCTAGCTCTgtggttcaaaaacatttgagagaagagaagagaagagaagagaagagaagagaagagaagagaagagaagagaagagaagagaagagaagagaagagaagagaagagaagagaagagaagagaagagaagaagagaagagaagagaagagaagagaagagaagagaagagaagagaagagaattACCAAGTAATCCCACCATCCAATTCCAGCTGCTTTCACCcatcacacgcacacacacacacacaacacagtgGTCTTGGAAACAAGTAACATGCAGTATATCTGAGTCAGTGCAGCAACAACTTTCATATGGATTCCTCTTTTCTTTCATTGTGTTGCTGACTCATCGTGGTCTAGGAAGAAAAATGGTGTCATGCAATGGCTTTCCCACTTTTTCTTCTTAAACACAAGGTGTTCTGCACGTACACACGTAAGTACATAAGAGTCACTTAGAGAGCTGAGACCACATCACAGACTGCTTGACTTTTCCATGAGCCAACCACAGAAGCACGGAGGGCCGTGGGCTACAGAGATTGACATAATATATGAACAGAAGAGTTGTTTGTGTATCTCTGCAACAGCTAATGtccgtttgtgtgtgtgtttgtcacagTGTGTAAACAAACTGATACAACAAGAGCTCttttgactgtgtgtgtgtgtgtgtgtgtgtgtgtgtgtgtgtgtgtgtgtgtgtgtgtgtgtcacatggTGTGAGGTTTGGTTAActgtctctctatctgtctgtctatctgtctctctctctcctgtgTTTCCAAGTAGGTTTGTCATATGCTGATATCAGCTGGCTTCAACCCCAGTTGGTCagcaaaaaagtattttcttttaTACTTTAATTTATCCGTCCTTCCTTTTACAGACAGTGCCTGTCATTTTTTTAGATAAATTTGTGTTTTCCTCACATACCACAACTTTATATTTCCACAAATGAgatgaaaaaatgaaaatgacataaaatgcttcattatggttcaccaaaaatgaaaatttggtcaTTATTTATTTGGCtacatgtctttccaaaccctcATTTGCTggaaaacaaatttgtttaagaACATGGTTCTCAAATTCACTTTAGAGTTAGTAAACCAATTATTCTTAAGGTTCAGATTACTGACTCATCCTGTGGATCCAGTAGATTTAGAATATAGCACAGAAGCCACATGGATTgcatttacactcttaaaaataaaagatcCAAATGAGGGGTTTAACATTGAtcctatagaagaaccattttgggttcccaaAAGAACTTTTCAGTGAAAGGACATTTTAATCAACTTTAGTGCAATAGAAAGGTTCCATAGTTGGTAGTATggtacttgttttctttcaatgaTGAATAGTCTTTGCATGGCAAAGACCTAAATAAAGTTTTAGTCAAAAAGCCATACAGATTTAAAAGAACATAATGATTgcatttaatgacagaattctcattttggGGGGAACCGATCCTCATTAGAACAAAAAAGTAAGCTGAAAATCTTTTCCACATGTCAGCAGACTGATAAATGAAAACACTCTCTGTGTGGATGGCGAAATATTTCCACTGCCTCACAGAAGCCTCTCTTTTCAGTCACATGTGAAGAGTTCTTTCACATCAGCCTGCCGGGTCTCCATGGCAATGAGGGATTCCCTACCAAAACACCCCTCCGCCCCACCTTTCCATTCGAGCCAACCACC
It encodes the following:
- the cavin1b gene encoding caveolae-associated protein 1b, which codes for MEVIEDSHLHLEVPDSHKSLTEISEDEINLPASDDEDEATAENKAAEEKEQAAEGEKGEMNGVMVLALLDKIIGAVDQIQQTQAGLEVRQREMERSVTGIQGELTKLSKSHTTTANTVNKMLEKVRKVSVNVKTVRGNLEKQAGQIKRLESNENELLKRRNFKVMIYQDEVKIPSKVSVAKSMKFPEPVEGDAEGEPKVAAEEGGEDKEKVHLDLSSDEEEVEFEETIEESRAERIKRSSLQRVQNIKTAFSKEKMEKTKQKTKDNLEKTKQKTKENLEKTRMKTKENLEKTRQKTKENLEKTKQKTRENLEKTRHNIEKKMGKLGNRMSVNPERKEKIKSSQKKVVKSFTPDHTIYARSKTAVYKVPPFTFHVKKIREGEMEIQGTEMVEVSGDADEVENAVMEGGEDEEMEMEGGEMVDEDDETEDSPEMRVLLERGEELVLVEDHERDSD